From the genome of Nitrospira sp. SG-bin1:
TCCTCATGACCGACGCCGATGTGGACGGCAGCCATATCAGAACCTTGCTCTTGACGTTCTTTTTCCGGCAGATGCCTGAGTTGATCGAACGGGGCTATGTCTACATCGCTCAGCCTCCGTTATTCAAAGTCAAAAAGGGCAAGACCGAGCGATACCTCAAAGACGAAGGGGCGCTGAACGAATACCTGGCCGATTTGGCGGTCGAGGATGTCGAACTGTACATGGAAGGGGTTCAAGACTATGTGACCGGACGCCGGCTGCTGCCAATCCTCAAAAAAATGATCGCCTTCGAAACGTTGCTCGGCCGGTTCAACAAGAAATCACACGAAGCCGTGATGCTGCGGGCCTTTGTCGATGAACCCGGGCTGGATCGCGACCTGCTCAAGGATCGTGCGGCGCTCCAACGATCGATCGAAAACATCGGGCGGTCGCTCGCCGTCGCCTTACCGAAAGTGACGGCGCTCTTCGACGTAGTGGATGACGAAGAACATCAGTCGAACAAGGTGGTCTGTCGGCTACACATGAACGGGGTCACTCATGAATTGGACGTCACCCATGACCTCGTCGGTTCGGCGGACTTCCGTGAACTGCAGAAACTAACTCCGTCCGCTATTGGACTAGGGCGCCCCCCCTACAAACTCAAAGCCAAGGGACAAGAAAGTTTCCATCGAGCGACCGATGAGTTGGTGAAGGCGATCTTGGACATGGGGAAGCAGGGGCTCGGCATCCAGCGCTACAAAGGGCTGGGCGAGATGAACCCGGGACAGCTCTGGGAAACGACCATGAATCCCGAGGTGAGGACGCTCTTGAGAGTGACGCTCGAAGATCTCACCGGCGTCGATGAAATCTTTACGATCTTGATGGGCGATGAGGTCGAACCGCGGCGCAACTTCATTCAAACCCATGCCCTTGAGGTAAGGAATCTTGACGTATAGCGTGGCATCGGCCAACTCAACCGTGGAGCCTGGGTTGATCGGCCGATTGACGAATGGCAGTGGACGAGGAGTTCGGAATGCCCTTTGACGAGCGTTTGGGCCACATCGCGATCGAAGATGAGATGAAGTCGTCGTACCTCGATTACGCGATGAGCGTGATCGTAGGTCGCGCGCTGCCCGACGTCCGCGACGGACTCAAGCCGGTCCATCGCCGTATCTTGTTCGGCATGAACGAAATGGGCCTCGCCTCCAATCGGGCCTACCGCAAGTCGGCCAAGATCGTGGGCGAGATCATGGGCAACTATCACCCCCACGGTGATACGGCCATTTACGACACCCTCGTACGGATGGCGCAGGACTTCAACATGCGTTATCCCCTCGTCGACGGTCAGGGAAATTATGGGTCGATGGACGGCGATTCAGCGGCCGCCATGCGCTACACTGAAGCGCGCATGACCAAACTTGCCGAGGAGATGCTGGCCGACATCGACAAGGAAACAGTTGATTTCGGCCCGAACTACGACGAATCGAGGCAGGAACCGCTGGTGTTGCCGACGAGGGTGCCCAATCTCCTCATTAACGGAGCGGGGGGCATCGCGGTTGGTTATGCCACGAATATACCGACGCACAACATTGCTGAGATCATCGATGGGTTGCTCCTGCTGTTGGATAGTCCGGATGTCACGATCGCCCAGCTGATGAAGAAGATCCCCGGGCCTGATTTCCCCACGGCCGGGTTCATTTACGGCATGAGCGGGATCAAGGAAGCCTACGAGACCGGCCGGGGACTCTTGACGTTGCGGGCGAAAGTGGTCGTGGAGACCGATGAACGCACCGATCGCGAACGGCTGATCGTGACGGAGATTCCCTATCAAGTCAACAAAGTGTCATTGATCAAGAAGATTGCCGAGTTGGTTCAGGATGACCGGATCAAAGGCATCTCCGACCTGCGGGACGAATCATCGGATCGCGAAGGGGTCCGAGTGGTCATCGAGCTGAAGCGAGGCGAGATCCCGCTGGTGGTGCTGAACAATCTGTACAAGCACACGCCGCTTGAAACCACCTTCGGAGTCATCATGCTGGCGCTGGTGAACAATCGTCCGGAGATTCTGAACCTCAAGCAGATTCTCCATCATTTTCTCGAGCATCGACGGGAAGTCGTGGTGCGACGGACGGCCTTCGAACTCCGAAAAGCGGAGGAGCGGGCGCATATCCTCGAAGGACTCAAGATCGCGCTCGACAATTTGGATGCCGTCATCACGCTCATCAGGGGATCGCAATCCCCCGATGAGGCCCGAGCCGGATTGATGCGGCAGTTCGGCCTGACCGAGATACAGGCCAACGCCATCCTCGACATGCGACTTCAGCGCTTGACACAGCTGGAACGCACCAAGCTCATCGAGGAATACCAGGAAGTGCTCAAGCAGATTGAATATCTGAAATCCGTGCTCGCCAGCGAAGCTCTGGTCCGGACCATCATCAAAGACGAGCTGACCGAAATACGCGAGGCCTACAAGGACGAGCGGCGGACGCAAATCGTCAAAGAAGAAGCGGAGATCAGTCTGGAAGACCTGATCGCAGCGGAAGAAGTGGTCGTGACCATTTCCCACGCCGGCTACATCAAACGCAATGCCGTGTCCCTCTATCGCGCCCAGCGACGCGGGGGAAAGGGCAAGATCGGCATGGGAATCAAGGAGGAAGACTTCGTCGAAAACCTCTTCACCGCCTCCACCCATGATTCACTGCTTTTTTTCACCGATGCCGGCAAGGTCTATTGGTTGAAAGTCCATGAGATACCGGAGGCGAGTCGGGCGGCGAAGGGCAAAGCCCTTGTGAATCTGCTTGCTCTGTCAGGAAGCGAAAAAGTCACGGCCACGCTGCCGGTGAAAGAATTCCGAGACGACCGCTATATCGTGATGGGCACCAAGAAGGGCATCATCAAAAAGACGGAACTCTCCGCATTCAGCAATCCACGGCAAGGCGGGATCATTGCGTTGGGACTCGAGGGCGGCGATAAACTGATCGGAGTTCAACTGACCGATGGCCAACGGGAGATTCTCCTTGGGACTAGGCAGGGCATCACCATTCGATTCAAAGAAGAAGAAGTGAGGCCGATGGGTCGGACCGCGTATGGCGTGAAAGGGATCACGCTTGAAGAAGGAAACGAAGTCATCGGCATGGAAACCATTACCCCCGATTCCACCACTTCGATCTTGACTGTCACGGAAGGCGGCTACGGCAAACGAACACCCGTTGGCGAATATCGTATTCAGGGTCGTGGCGGGAAGGGCATCATCAGCGTCAAGACGACCGAGCGCAATGGACTGGCCATCGGTTTTCTCCAAGTACGCGACGGCGACGAAATCATGTTGATCGCCGCGCAAGGGAAGGTGCTTCGTTGCAAGGTGGAGGACATCCGTGAAATCGGCCGCAATACCCAAGGCGTGCGCATTCTGGACCTGGACGGCGAAGGAGACCGAGTCGTAGGTGTCGCCAGGCTCGCGGAAGCGGTCGAACGGGAGGACGCGGGATCGGAAGAACCCCCCGAGGCCTAACCGCACCGAGCCGCGCGGTTGTTCCATGCACGAGCAGGTACCGACGTCCATCCCTCCCGGCGGTCCCAAGACCAAGAAGCCGCTTGATATCGTCGTGAAGTTCGCGCTGGCCGTCTTTGCAGGATCCTTCGCCTTGATTTGGGGCGGCATGTATCTGAGCCGTCCCGATCGATCAATTCCTCCCTATACGGTCGGCGCGCAATCAGGCCACGTCGTCACAACGGACGTTCCCCGCGGGACGACCGATGAGGAGATTGAATCGCTGGTAAGGCGTTTCCGAAAGGTCGGCCACCAAACACACGATTTCGCCCGCATGAAGATCTATCCCACGACTCCGGGGGATCCCAGTGGTCCGTACAGCCAGATCCTGATTTACGTGTTTGACGACCATGGGTGGACCGATCCGGAAGTCTTGGAGAAGTATGTGGCCGGAGATGAGGCGGTCGTCAAGGGGTATGAACGATCCATGCGCGGATACTATCGCTTGCGGGATCAGGATGAAGAAGGAGGGTTGGGGCCCATCTTGAAGACTGGTCAAGTTTCCAGCGACACCAGGATCCTCTTTAAAGGACGCGTGACGGATCCTTTACCGGTGGAGGCGGAGTCTGGACGAGGTAAGCCGATATCACCTTTCTGAAGTGCTCGCGTAGCGCGGAATCCTGGATGGCCGTGGTATGTAAGACCACTTCGGCCCAAGATTCATTGGTCTGAGGGGATCGGACGTCCGCATCGGGACTCACCGGGGAGGAGTTCGTATCGTCAGGAATCTCTCCGACGCGAAACGCGATGTCGGTTACAAACCCTGCTCCTGCCTCAGCCTGCAGCTTCGCCAAAAGCGCCGGTTTGAGGAATGCCAGCTGTTGCAGCCAGACGGAGTTCCTGACGACGAGGTACAGCTTTTTGAAGCGAATCTGGGTCGGCCTGGTGTGGGAAGCCATGGGCTCGCCCACAATGTCGCGCCACCGATGCTGTAAACGAAGTTCCACCAGTCTGGATTCGAGACCGAGCCGCTTGGAGAGCCCTGAGAGGATGCTGCCGAAGGAATTGAATGTACCCTGGGCGGCCATGTGCCATCATAGGCGGTAGCGGAGACCGAGATCAAGGCGCCGGAGTCGAATCATGGCTAAAGAAACGGAGGATCAGGGGAAGGTGGTGGCCACCAATCGCAAGGCTTATCACGATTATTTTATCGAAGAAAAGTTCGAGGCCGGGATCGTGCTCAAAGGTACCGAGGTGAAATCACTCCGGGACAGACGAGTAAACTTGCAGGACAGTTATGCGGGCGTCAAAGAGGGCGAGGTCTTTCTCTACCATTGCCACATCAGTCCCTATAGTCACGGCAACATTATGAACCATGATCCGGTCAGGACCCGCAAACTGCTCCTGCATCGCAAGGAAATCAACAAGCTCCTGGGGAAAACCCAGCAAAAGGGCCTCACTCTGATCCCGCTTCGGATCTATTTTTCAGAACGAGGTCAAGCCAAGGTCGAGCTGGGGTTAGCCAAAGGAAAGAAACAGCATGATCGCAGAGAATCGATCAAGGCTCGGGAAGCCGGTAGAGAAGTGGAGCGGGCAATCAAAGAACGGAAGTAGGACGGGAGTTCGTTGTCTGTGTCAGTTGACGGTCGAAAATTCATCCTTCGTTCGGCATTTCCCGAACCAGTAGAGAGCAAGGGTACCGCGCCGTGTTGCCGTCCGTTGTTGGCACCGGCCTACACGGCGCGTAGTGAGATCCTTCAAAAGCCCTAGTCTCCACGGCCTCTCCCTTCTCATCAAGAAAGAAGACGGATCCACTCTCTCACTCCCACTGCCGCTACTAGTCACGATCCAGGTACACTGCTTTATACATCGCTCCAAAAACAGCCGTCAGTGCGAGCAACGCAAAAAATATCGTCATCATGACCCCTTCACCTCCTTCTACCTTTCATATGCTGCTAATGATAGCGTTCCAAAATGAATGCTGGATGATGAAATTATGAAGATATCTTCATCGTCCATGGCTCTCAGGGTTCGTGCTACTTCAATCGACTTTCGATCGGCGCCACGGTTTAGATCGGACAGTCGGGAGGTCGCTACCCTGTAGCGGCGTGTCAACGGGTACGCGTCCTCCGCGTTCCAAGAGGATCAGCCCACGCGATCGACTTAGACTCACCTCATCTACTGGCAAGCTGCAGCATGGTGTACAACACACCGAATATGGCAGCTAGTAAGAATACTTCGATAAAGGAAATCATGTCGCTCACCCCCCTTTCACTTTCTTAAAGTACCTACGTTACCTACGCCTTTAAGATGAAGCCTCCATGAGGGGATGGTGAAGAATTCTTCATGGTAACCAGCTTCTCTCAGAATAAACGGGTATCTACTTTCGTCAATGGGTATTTGAAGAAAGACGTGATCACCAGACAATGAACTGGTGTCGAAACTCGTTACAGCATTGATGCGACGTACTCTCCTGAGTGCCCACCGACTCAACGTGGCGCAAATTCGGGACGCCCAGGTATGAAGGAGACTCTGCAACATGTCGCTACTTGGTCGGTTGTAAGGGACACTATCCGTCCTCGAGCCGCGACTCTGTCGCGGACTGTTTTTCCACCAGAGTGCGCGCGCCAACAATAATTGTGGGTCCTAGGCCTGCAATGACGTACGGAAAACACACCATTGACGCAGGGATGATAGTTGCCCTGTGCAATACCTTCTTCATTCAAGCCGTTTGAGAACAAACGTGTCGTAATGTGAGTGTACTGGGCACACATGGACGGGCATGAAGACATTGTGAAAATATTCCATCTCATCACTCGGGCCCGGGTGATGTCCAGTCCGTCGGAACTGTGGTTGCTCACTATCGTGCGCGGAAGGAATGAACGGGGCTGCCGCCGAAGATCGTGCTAGGCTGGGACCGTTTGTTGAGCGAGAGCCGGCAAACGTAAAGTGAAGACGGAGCCTTTATTGACCTCACTGGTGACCGAAATACTCCCGCCATGGGCGTCCATGATTTCTTTCACGATGGGTAGCCCTAGCCCGGTGCCGGCGGAATCTTTGGCGCGGGCCCAATCGGTCCGGTAGAATCGCTCGAACAGATGGGGAATACTCTCCGGCTCGATACCATGCCCGGTGTCCTCGACCGCCACGGTGACCTCATGACCGACGGTTTGCAGGCGGACGGTGACGGCTCCACCGGACGGGGTGTAGCGCAACGCATTATCGAGCAAATTGATCAATGCTTGTTTCAACCACTGTGCGTCGCCAAGTACCGAGGGGACCGGCTGGGATTCGAACCGCAAGGTAATCTGACGGTCATCAGCCAAGAGAATCAACTCATCCACGAGCTCTTGGATTAAGGGTTCCAAGGCAAGCGGCACGAGATTGACGGGAGGCTTGCTGCTGGTAAATTTCGCGAGGGTCAACAACGGGCGGGTCAAAGCAATAAGCCGGTCGACCTGCTGGAGATTATTGAGCAGCACTTCGTGATACTCTCCTGGGGTCCTCGCTTTCATGAGCGCCACCTCGAGGGTCCCCTGCAGGATGGTCAGGGGCGTTTTCATTTCATGGGCGGCGATCTCACAAAAATTGCGTTGGACCTCACTGCCTCGCTGAAACTGATCCAACACGGAATTGACGGCTTGGGTGAGGCGTCGGAATTCTCGATAGGGTGAATCCACCGCTAGTCGTTTCCCAAGGTCGGCCTCCGACATGGTCTCGGCGCCCGTACACAATGCGTCGATTGGGGCCAGCACTTTTCTGGCCAACCAGAGGCTGCCGACCCAGGCCAAGATTAGAGTGGCTCCGGATCCGAGGGCGAGCAGAAACACCAGACCATGCAACGTTTCTTGGTAATGGAGCAAGGAGGTTTCCGCCTGCAAGATGTACTGCACGTGGTTTTTGCCGACGAGGAAAAGAAATAGGTGTCGCGCAGGAGTTCCATCGGGGGCGTCGAGTGTCTCGAACAGAATGTTCTTCAGGCGGACCTGTTCCAGCACACGCGTGGAAAGTGACATGTGTGCTGTCGCGTGAGGACTTCTCCACAAGAGCGAGCCATCGGGTGAAAAGACGCGAAGGGCATGGGTCACGTCTGGCAGGACGTGCGGCTCCGTCGCGCTTTGGGTCAATTCGTTGGTTGGGGCGCTATCCTTCCTGTCGCTTTTGAAGAGATCAGGCTGCCGTTCGACGAACTCAGCCAGCGTCTCCGCCAACACGAGGAGTCGTCCGTCCACGAAACGTTGCAAGAGGATCTCGCTGGCGGCGTACACGAGCGCGGAAAACACCAGGAGCCCCGCCATCAAGACAAAGGCGGACCAAGTGATCAAGCTGCGCAGAGACTTCATGCCGATGATTCTGGTTCTTCGAGCATGTATCCGGCCCCGCGTACCGTGGCGATCAACGGCGGTGAAAAATCCCGGTCGATCTTCGCGCGCAAGGCCCGAATATGGGCGTCGACGATGTTCGTCATGGGATCATAGCTGATGTCCCACACATGTTCGATGATCGCCGTTCGCGTGAGGACACGATTCTTGTTCCGCAAGAGGAACTCCAGCAGTGCGTATTCTTTGTTCGTCAGGGAGATTTCCTGTCCGGCCCGCCAGACGCGGTGGGAAGCGGGGTCCAACCTCAAGTCCGCCGCCTGCAGGTGGGCGAGTTGCTGAGCACTGCCCCGGCGCAGCAGGGCCCGGATCCGGGCCAAGAGTTCCGAGAAGGCGAACGGTTTCGCCAAAAACTGATCCGCGCCCGTGTCAAAACCCGATACCTTGGTCTCCACTGTATTGCGCGCGGTCAACAGCAGAATCGGAGTCATGATTCCCTTGTCGCGCACACGGCGGCAGAGCGTGAGGCCGTCCAGCTTGGGCAGCATGATATCGAGAATCACGAGATCGTACGGATTGTCCGATGCCAACGCCAACCCTTCTTCGCCGTCGGCTGCGACGTCCACCGCGTAGTGCTCTTCTTTCAATCCTTTCCGGATGAACTGAGCCAGATCCACGTCGTCTTCCACCAACAGTATGCGCATGCCGTTCCATCCTCCCTGTCGAAGCATCCCGGCCGACAAAGCAGGAAAGTGTGAATCAACAGAAGGTGCCCTTGCAATCGGTCAACACAAGGTTTGTGGCTTTCTCCTCGGCTTCCAACTCGATGGTCAACCAAGCCATTCCGGCCGCGTGCTCCTCCTTGTGAGGCCCGTTGCCCCCTCCTTCGAGGAAGCTGACAATATAATAACGGCCGGCGGGAACTTTCGTGAACCAAAAATGGCCTGTCGGATTTGCCCGAGTGGTGCGGAGATAGGGCTGGAACCGCTTGTCGGTCAGAAGTTGAGCCAGGATGTGCCGCATGCAGTCTGCGGGTGAAACGGCAAGTGTGGAGTGCTCCGACGGTGAACTCTCATGTTTTGAGGAACAAGCGTTCACACGTATGTTTCGATCGAACCAATGGCGTGTATAGGTAACCGTCGGAATCATGTAGATGGAGACCCCCGCTTGCGTAAAGGCTTTTCCAGACGGAGCACTCAGAAACACTTGTCCGGCGGCCGCTGCGTGACCTCTGGGTTTGTATGAGAAGAGTTCTTTCTCGTTGAACTGGGGCGGGTTCGAAGGGCTCGGCTCGGCGGCCATCGCTTGCGGATAGAACAAGCTACCGCCCAGCAGAACACCAGCAAACCAGCCGAGAAGCCTGAGAGGATGCCCCATCATGTCGAGGAAACCGGCACGGTCGAGGACTCGTCGGCGACCGTAGGAGAGTGGGTCGCCTTGTGTTTAAGGGCACGACCCTTGTCCGGCGTCGGATCGGAAACCACCCCGTATACTTCACGACCCTCATGGCCCTCCGGCAAATACTCCGTGATCGGCATGCCGTCTTCACGCACGAAGAGCAGACAGTGGCAGTACTTGTAGATCTGCATTTCGTCGCAGGCGCAGATCCAGCGCCGGAGCTTGGCTTCGGCCGCCTTATCTTTGTAGAAGTTGCACGGACAAAGCGGTTTCCCGAGTTCGTCGATGTGGGACGCGAGCCCTTTGACGACCGCCTCGGTCACGGCCCTGTTGGGATGCATCGCCGTTCCGCTTTTTTCGGCGAAACCTTCTACGAACTTCCAAATCTTATCGAGACTCTCCTGCGTCGGTTCAGCCATGGACCTCCTCCGGGCAACGATGGGCGGAGCCTCTAGTTTACAAGGGTAATTCGCTGCTTTACAATCCGTCCCTTCGGACGATCGGAAACAATCATGACAGAAGAATCAATCCGACGGACATTGCTGGACCGGCTGGCCCACGAATTAGGGGTTCAAGAGGCCGAGCAGCTCGCAGCCCATGTGTGTCAGGCCACGGCAAGGCCGGACGAGGAGGCGCGTCTCCTGTCGTTGCTTGACGAGCTCCAAGAGTTATCCTTGAAAGTCTTCCGTGCGGCGATCGAAGCTC
Proteins encoded in this window:
- a CDS encoding SsrA-binding protein; protein product: MAKETEDQGKVVATNRKAYHDYFIEEKFEAGIVLKGTEVKSLRDRRVNLQDSYAGVKEGEVFLYHCHISPYSHGNIMNHDPVRTRKLLLHRKEINKLLGKTQQKGLTLIPLRIYFSERGQAKVELGLAKGKKQHDRRESIKAREAGREVERAIKERK
- a CDS encoding ferredoxin:thioredoxin reductase, with amino-acid sequence MAEPTQESLDKIWKFVEGFAEKSGTAMHPNRAVTEAVVKGLASHIDELGKPLCPCNFYKDKAAEAKLRRWICACDEMQIYKYCHCLLFVREDGMPITEYLPEGHEGREVYGVVSDPTPDKGRALKHKATHSPTVADESSTVPVSST
- a CDS encoding DNA gyrase subunit A, with the translated sequence MPFDERLGHIAIEDEMKSSYLDYAMSVIVGRALPDVRDGLKPVHRRILFGMNEMGLASNRAYRKSAKIVGEIMGNYHPHGDTAIYDTLVRMAQDFNMRYPLVDGQGNYGSMDGDSAAAMRYTEARMTKLAEEMLADIDKETVDFGPNYDESRQEPLVLPTRVPNLLINGAGGIAVGYATNIPTHNIAEIIDGLLLLLDSPDVTIAQLMKKIPGPDFPTAGFIYGMSGIKEAYETGRGLLTLRAKVVVETDERTDRERLIVTEIPYQVNKVSLIKKIAELVQDDRIKGISDLRDESSDREGVRVVIELKRGEIPLVVLNNLYKHTPLETTFGVIMLALVNNRPEILNLKQILHHFLEHRREVVVRRTAFELRKAEERAHILEGLKIALDNLDAVITLIRGSQSPDEARAGLMRQFGLTEIQANAILDMRLQRLTQLERTKLIEEYQEVLKQIEYLKSVLASEALVRTIIKDELTEIREAYKDERRTQIVKEEAEISLEDLIAAEEVVVTISHAGYIKRNAVSLYRAQRRGGKGKIGMGIKEEDFVENLFTASTHDSLLFFTDAGKVYWLKVHEIPEASRAAKGKALVNLLALSGSEKVTATLPVKEFRDDRYIVMGTKKGIIKKTELSAFSNPRQGGIIALGLEGGDKLIGVQLTDGQREILLGTRQGITIRFKEEEVRPMGRTAYGVKGITLEEGNEVIGMETITPDSTTSILTVTEGGYGKRTPVGEYRIQGRGGKGIISVKTTERNGLAIGFLQVRDGDEIMLIAAQGKVLRCKVEDIREIGRNTQGVRILDLDGEGDRVVGVARLAEAVEREDAGSEEPPEA
- a CDS encoding DNA-binding response regulator; the encoded protein is MRILLVEDDVDLAQFIRKGLKEEHYAVDVAADGEEGLALASDNPYDLVILDIMLPKLDGLTLCRRVRDKGIMTPILLLTARNTVETKVSGFDTGADQFLAKPFAFSELLARIRALLRRGSAQQLAHLQAADLRLDPASHRVWRAGQEISLTNKEYALLEFLLRNKNRVLTRTAIIEHVWDISYDPMTNIVDAHIRALRAKIDRDFSPPLIATVRGAGYMLEEPESSA